A stretch of DNA from Dioscorea cayenensis subsp. rotundata cultivar TDr96_F1 chromosome 4, TDr96_F1_v2_PseudoChromosome.rev07_lg8_w22 25.fasta, whole genome shotgun sequence:
GAGAACGAAGGAAGAAAAATGTTAATAAGCAAGATggtaaaagaaaatgataagattTTTCTGACTTTGTTACGAAGCATGTAACTTAGTTGTAAGAGGAAGAACAGTTTCTACAAGATGAGTTGGTTACATTAAATATCCAAATAAGAGCTAGGGAGAGAAGCAAATCTGGTAGAAACAATATAAATTTTCCAGCGTACCAAATACACAAAAGGCTCATATAgtagaattttaaaaatgaaaggcCAAACAGCAGCcttcaaattcttgaaagacGATAATAAATCAATCTCATTTGAGGAAAAACTGGTAGAATGAATAATCAATTCCAATCCACAGCCTTGGAGATATTAGCTACTAAATTCCCAATAAAGCTCAGTCATTAGTTCTTCTACTTATATTCATTGTTAATTTCCCCGTCAGAATTGTATCATGCTAACAGATAGAGTCAGCCCAGTAACCAACATAACCATGGTCGAATTTCTTGGTCTGCCAGTTCTCGATTTCCTTAGGTGTTTTTGACTGGTGAAATTTCAGTGATCACATAGAACCCAATTAGAATGTCCTCCGAATATCAGATGCAAGAAAAATGTAAGGAGTTCCATTTCAATGAATGTGGCTTGAAAAAtgacacaattaaaaaaaaaaaaaatgaaagcctATTCTCATGCATCCTTTGAAGTTTGAACTATTTAAACCAATGAACTTACATCTTTTCCATAAAGGAGTGCTTGGACAGTGGGTGATGAGGCTGCCATCTCACAAAGGACCAATTGAAGCGCAGCATCTGACTTGCTAGGCTTGTTACCTAGCTTCTGCCGGCAAGCAGCAGAACCACAAAAGCAATCTTGATCTGCTCCAAACTGCACAAATCTGCAGATCTCATGGAAGCTCATTCTAAGAAAGAGGAAATGCaggctataaaaaaaaaattgatactcaattgagaaaacaaaacataaatcaaagcCGAATCATAGATTGTGAAAATAAAGGCATGAAGACAAAGTATTGAGCACATTGACGGGAGCAGATTGATCAGAATAAGTGTGAAAACAGCATACTGGTAATCATAAGTCAGCTCTTCCCCCTTTTTTATGTCACGAGTTGCAAATATACCAATGCGAGTTTCACCATCAATTGTCCTGAAAATATTTTGAAGGCAAAATAGTATATCAAGAACAAGCAGTGAAGAATTGACAAGGGAACAGCAGGATACCAACCATTTCTGCATTTCTGTATTGGGCTGACAGCTATGATTTATATATCTTGATTTGTTTCCCTTATATGTGGCATCAATAACCATGTCGCGATTAATCTCACACAAATAAAAGTTGGTCTCACCACGGTGCTTCATTTTCCACAACCTCTCCTCACAAGTTTTGTCATCGATGACTGTCACAGGAGAAATTCtatttccataaataaatatctgTTCTGAGAATTCAAGcttaaaatataatacaaacaATGCTACCTTCACCAACATATTCAATCACAAAATCCCCTTGCTTAATTTCTTCATCTGCCACTAGTCCTGATCCACATTTTTCTGTCTGCAAAAAACATTAAACCATCATAAGTATGAAAAAAAGAGGAATGATATTAGTTAATTCCTTTTGGAAAAGGAAAAGTTTGTGATTGAATGAAAGCATAGAAATTTGGCTTCCAGACCTCTCTCTGGACTGGATTCATCATGGAAAGTAATAGTAGAACAAATAAATAGATACCTCaactaatttcatttttttcacagGTCGGCTTTGAAATGGTTTGTTGGCACATAAATTACCACAATTACAACTCTGGGAGCAACTGGACAAAAGCATTCTGTGAAATTGAAATACAACATGGATCAACAATCAACACtaagaaaaacaacattttaagTCACAAGAATAGCAACTGCCCACCATTCCAGACATAATTAGCCAAGAAAACACTCACCCACAAAGGCAATCCTTGTCGCAAACTGCAGACTGGGCAGAAGAGGGGCTGCAAGAGCAAAATATACCATCATCCTCAGCTCGGCGTTTCATCTTCTTGGTGAGGTACAAATCTGAAAAACAAGAAGTTAAATACCAAAGAATTCACATTATCtgataaaaaacaacaataatgataaagaaaaaaaatcaattcaaacagcaaagaaagaaagatactGCGCTTTATGAAGGTGTAGGGCGTGGATTTTCGCTTCTTTAGCCAGTCCGGGAGTTGGAACTCGACGGGATGATGGTCATCGAGTTGCTTGAGCATTTGGTCGAACACTTGGTCGACGCTGCACAGCCCGCCGCCGATCTACAAGAAAAGGTCCTCCGGATGAGAAAAACGGTGGGCAGCCAGAGAGAAATCGTGGGAGGGAgcatcaccttcttcttcatgGCTTGGATCAGTGTGGCGCGTTGGTGCGGCTTCTTCTTGGACTCTCCACTGCCACCAGGGCAATTGGAGATGGAGACTAGTTCCTCGAGTTTGTGGGGCGGGTGCGTGATCACAGCAAGCGGATAGCGAGATGCTCGTAACTTTATTCCCCTTTGTTTATCCGATGAAGATATAATAATAACCGATTAAGATGACTACTGAACAATATTATTCTTTTCAATGATACTATTCTTGTAAGGATATCAAATTAATCGTGATATCTTCAAATGGTTGGCAtgggataataaaatttttactctGAACAATCCCATAAAAAAGATGTAATAATTTGCTTATGACCACGCCTCTGTTTGGAATTATTGCTGAAGATTGATCACACTTTCCTCTTTTGGATTTCCGCAACTCTTGTAGTAAAAATACATAAGTGAGAAGAATCGTTTGTTGCTATTAAGAGGAGTATCCAATTCTTAGGGCGTTCCAAGCATATGTCACTGGCTAGCTTCTAGTCCACTTTTTTCGACCCCACCTTAAGAGGAGACTCTCTCTACAGCTAGagcttttcaatatttttcttcttttgatatttCAACCTTCAGTGAACCTTGTTGTTATTTGACATATTGTACtcttctatctttttatttgtttttcttgttattagcggttggtttttttttacttaccccttcaatttttaatgaaattatggtttattcatttttttcaaaaaaaaaaaatttcccaatGATGCACCATCTACGGCATCAACTTTCTGTCTCTCTAATGTCACATCACACTTATAATCATCAATCAATCGATGTTTTTATTATAACCCTTTTCTCTTTTATCCAATCGAAGCTCCAttactcttcatcttcattggcCTCGTCACCAATAACCTCTACCACCCTTTACCTTTTTTCTGTCATGCCTACACCGGGCATATAGACAGAGGGGTGCAACAAGGGCAAAGGTAGTGGTGGCAGAGGCATAAATGGAGGTGAAGGGCAGGGGTAGCAAAGGTGCATGGCAAAGTAGATTAGATTAAATAGAAGACAAAAGAAGGCTATGATTAAAAGAAATCGTGGGATGATTATAAGTGTGGCATTGCACCCAATATAATAAAAGGAGctaatgatgtggatgccatGCTATTTGAAAGAGCTATTCAGAAACTCATTAAGTAATGTTATACTTGCACAATTGATTTTCCCAATAGTTCTCCCAAATGAGTTGGCATCCATGTGACCCTCTTTCTCCTAGTGGATGTCAGGTCATCCTCTTTGTCACCACTCAAACAATGGATTGCGAGCTTCTTCTGTTGTTACATTGCTTTCCTGATGTGGATCTTTgcatcattgtttttttgtcaagcgaaaaataataattttattagctaaaaaaacatattacaaaaagaaaccaaaaaggCAAATTAGGTATGCCTAATAGATTGATGACAAGGGATAGATTATACTCATGTAAGTCTTCTAGGTCTGCtgattgtgtgttttgtattaataCCATTGAAAatgtttctcatttatttttcaacTGCTCATATTCTCAATATATTTAGTACTGGGTTTTGAAGGGTGAGAATGTGAATAGAAGACCTTTGGTTTGGTCAAGAAATATCAGCTAGTTTATTAGGAAAGTTAGAGGCAAAACTTTGCTTACAAGGTTAAGGAGAACTGCTATTTTCTGCTTGTGTGCATATGATGTGGATAGCAAGAAATCATTTGATTTTCCAACATAAACCATATAGTGTGGATGTGGTATTCAAGAAAATTAGGAAGGTTGTGATGTTAAATATAATGTTCAGTTCTCTACTTTTTTGGTAATTTGTTGATGGAGAGATGGTACTGATTTTCAGCATAGCTTGGGGGTGGTGAgactaggtttttttttttgggtgggaTTAGCTGATTTGGGAGTGTGTTGGTTTGGGTGATTTTTTTAGTTCTAATTGGTGGACATTTTGTAATGGGAGGGGCAGTTATTTTTTGTTAGATTTTGGGTGGAGGTCATTCTAACTATGTATAGTTGTGGAATTATTTATTCTCTGATTGGGTGGGGGTGCATCTCCATAGAATGGTTGGATTGAGTGGAGAGAATGAATTAATGCTATGGTCAACTTTCATAGGGATTACGAATGTCTTGCCTATTAAGAATTTGTGAGTTGGATTTGAGTGTATGTTTTTTTGCTGATGTGTCCTACTCTGGTTGGTTGGTTGGATTGTTTCGATCACCCCTTGATAATTTGTGTGTGATCTTTGCATCTATTTGATCCTTACTAAACTCAATCTTCCTTTTTTTAGATAATGTGAGTATTGGATTTATCTATAAGATGATGGAGAATTCAAGTAGATATTTCAAGTAATTGAACTCGGCAAGGATCCAATATTTAGTTAGGTGTGGTGATTGTGAAGTATGAGCATGCAACGAAATTGGATGAGCTGGTAACCATGTCCAACATGGCAAGTGTGGACCGTCAACTAAGGAAATCATCAAGGCCCAATCAAGGGTTCTTAAACtctatgaaatataaaaattttataatgtaaTTACTTTTGGTAATGGGTCATTATATCATTGTTAATGATATGGTGAGAGAATGTGTGGGACAAGCAGCTAATGAAAcaagaaaaggggaaaagaaaattattcCTCAcctttccctctctctctctctctctctctcctcttcccttcctttatttttttctctcttctccttctctttcactaactttttcttaaaaaaaccctaaaatagTCGTTTGATAAACCCTTCTCCCAATGATTGCCACAGAGCATGACAATATAGAACCCTTCCTTGTTGGACTTTCCGGAATCACAAATGCTATGGAAATGGCACCCTAACTTGAGGGTGATGAGAATGTTGTGTTTCTATGTGGTAGAGAGGAGATCAATCACAACAGTCTATAGTGCGATGAGGATAATTTGGTATAAGAAATTGTGGTAAGGCTTGGTGCAAATGTTACAAATGCTCGAAATGGTGGTTAAGATTGACATGAAAGGCAGGTTAACAAGGTGTTTATGCTTCATGAATCATTACACAGGTGATGTGATATCTACAAGGAAAACAAGCATGTGTGACTTGGATGCCATGTTATTTTGAAGAGTTATCACGAAGCATGTTATGTAagcataatattaattttatccaTTAAATCACTGTATTTCTTACAAATtgtgatatatattatatatatatcattgttaAGTTATCATGCTAGTGATAGAGTAGTTCAAAAATatgtttgatgattttttttttttacctttttcttttattttcaatgcTAAAACACTAAATTCCAGCCAATATAagcatattttaatttaatattaccAAACAAAACTCAAGTCTATAAACCTTATATAATGAGTTCTAACATGTTATCATGGCAATCAAATagcagtttttttttaagataatagTAATATAAAGTTTTGTAAAAAAGATTTAAAGTTCATATATTAATCTTTAagatcagaaaaaaaaaaaacatatatatatatatatacttattaactgttaattataattcttgatatattttatttattttaaactcaaCTGGACCTCAAATAtggtattatacctaaaaaataaaatgagttcAACTAAAATCTTATCTCAATGGCCTCAAGTTAGCTTAATTGGGCATctaagtaaatatatatttttaaattgaaacaaattaaattgaaCCTAAAATTAATAGAGtaaaaaatagagataattttggaatattttttttggtagtTAGATCACTGGTATTCTAGAGCTTGCGTGCTCTATATTAATCCGAGTCGAGGGCATGAGGTTATCAAAAGCCTTTTGTAGAGGTATACATTTTCAGTgggaaataaaattcaaatttgaattacTTGTTTAAGCTGCTCTAAGTCTTTACCACTTCCGCCAACTTAGGTTATTCCAatgatgaaattaaattcttttatttttatttatctttttttttttaaataaaaatgataagatTGACCATCCAATAGTGCATAACTTTCCATATTACTTCATAAAAgagattttaatgaaaaacctcTTGGCCTTTTGTTATCCGTTTTCTTGTAGTTGTGATTCATACCTATGCACATCCCCTCTTTGTTTTTTAGATGGAGCACTTGTCttgtatttgttaaaaaaaatagattttatttatttatttatttattttctatttgaaaGTACATCAATGATAAAAAGTAACTTACTTGTTTTTGTCATGCCTATATTTTGACAGACCTCATTCTAGTGCTATGAGTTAGGCCCGACAATGGCgaaactagaaacaaaattaaggggtgctgaattcaaattttttaaaaaatatataattaaattttgaataattctattaatttaaacttgagattataatagtaataatctatataaaatatacatgcatctaaaaaatttgggttaaatgtaaaagaatattatatctacataattaacaattaattcaaCGTACaagtaacaaataatgcaattaaaaaataacttaatgcaaattcataatctaatttaattagtaatctaatgaacaataaaaattttcacaacaattaataaaaagatatttaacaaatttttataataatttgcacaataaattcttcataaaaaattttcataacaaatagcaaaacaaatatttaacaaatataaaaaaaatcataaaaaaataataaaacaatcaatgaatcaaatgaaattagattaaaaaaaaaaagataagtctcacataaaacataaaattggaAGAGATTGAGCGAATAGAAAAAACTCACCAAATGATCTAGAGTTAAATTTTACCGTTGTACCATGCTTTTGACttataagagagagagagagagattgcatTTGAACTTGAAAGATAAGGATTATATCTTTCAGAGATTTTTAAGACCGTGgttgcattttttttcacaatcttattttatttataataatattatttttttacattaatattcttaaaaaagttgataattttaatttgataaattcaataaaaaatatttaaaatataaaatttaaaattaatataggtTTCACTACCcatattatgttattatttatttttatcactgAACATAGATTTTtatctaatataataatttttatttaatttatcttaaataGCATTggttagaatttaaaaataaataaataaagagataactatatatgaattataattactaatatttttatattatatatatatatatatctataaatataaacattttcatgggggcaagggggtgctcaagcacaccCTTGGCCCCCTCTCCTTCCGCCAATTACTTCCCATCCTGGTTTAACAAACACGTTACTAAAAGGATTTGCTCTATTTTGAATCTCAATCAAGCCTACTTTCCTTTTAAGTACTTAGGTGTTCTTATTTCCCCTAAGCGCATTGCTTCACAAACTTTTTGGCCAATGATTGACAAAGTCAATAGATTAACAAATATTTGGGCTAAATTTCATCTTACTCCGGCTGCTaaagaatttttaattaactCTGTCTTTCTCTCTGTGCCTGTTTACACTTTGTCTGTCTATCCCATTCCTGATTTAATTCTGTCTGAGATTTCTAAAGCCGTTAGAAAATTCTTTTGGAATCGGAATGGCAATGGAACGGGCATCCGTAATGTGGGTTGGAATATTTTAACTGAaggtaagtctgaggggggCTTAGGTATTAGAAATCTGGCTATGGCTAAGCACTCTTTAATGTCCaaacatattttcaaatatctcATTAATCATGACACTGTGTGGGTGGAGATCTTGTATGACAAGTATGGGAAGATTAATTTTTGGCATGATAGCACTCCTGCTAAATGCTCTTGGTTTTTCTGTAGCTTATTTAATTCTGCTGTGTTTATCAAGCATCATTGTAAGATAAACTCTATCGATCCCACTAGCATTTCCTTTCTTTGGGATCCTTGGTGCTTCGATATTCCCTTGGTCCTTAAGCCTACGGTCATTAACATGAATGTCAATGTTGATCAGTTTCTTTTCACTAATCTTGTACACGATGACAAGTGGAATTTTCATAATCTCAATGTTATGTTTGGTAATCATCTTAATATCCCTGATCTTGCGGTTACATCTATTGAATCCGGTGCCGGTAATCACTGGATTTGGTCTCCTAAATCCTCTTGTACTAGAATTTCTTCTGTGGtttatcatcatttaaactGCTAGGTTTCCCCCTTTGATCGATGGCCTGGCTGGCAAATTCTGTGGCTTATCCCTGTTGCTCTGAGagtaaaacattttatttggaTTTGCCTCAGGGGTCGGCTGTCTATGTATGCTTTCCTTCATAGCATTCATGTTAGCCCCAATAATCCTTGCATTTTCTGTGGGATCCATCGGGAAATCACGGATCACTTAATGTGCCAATGTAATAGAATTCAGGAGGTTTGGAATCAGCTTAGTGACAGGGAGAACATTCACTTTGCCTTCCCTGATGACTTCTCTTCTGGACATTGGCTCTTCAGGTTTCGACATTCCTTGCATAGTTTAGCCActattgctgctgctgcttGGTTTATTTGGGTTTGCATGTGCAATGCTATCTTCAAGAATATTATTCCAAACCTCTCAGTTATTGTGGCTAAGGTTGTCGCTCACGTTCGAGAATACTCCATTGGATCCACAAATTCCATTGGCAGGAAACTGATCGTTAACAATTTTACTTGCGCCGATggtctcttcctcttcttgcaCGCCATATCCAATCACAATACTCAGGTAAGGTCCGTTggatttttcttcataaattctAATTGTGTTGTCTCTCTTGCAGGGTGCTTTTCTCAGGGAATGATGGATAACTCTTCAGACGATCTTCTTGCTTTTGAAGTGGCTCTCTAGATTGCGGTCAACCAGCACATCACCGTTAAGCACATCTTTTTGCCCAGGCAAACATTGTTGCATACCTGTCTGCCTCTGATCATACTACCATTTGGCGTTTCCAACCTCAGATCGATAACGTGAAGTTTCTTCTTGACATCAGTAATCAACCCAAAATTCATTTGATCCTAGATCTTTGGGGAGTCCCCACTGCTAACCTTGCTTCGCTGGGTTTCAATCATCGTCATCTCAATTTGTTTCTGTTTGGGAGGGATCTCCCTTTCTGGATCTTGCAATCCATGTTAGAGttaggttttgttttttaattcagTTTTTTGTGTTTCTAGTGTGTAGCTCTTTTctgctttcttttattttaatatagcaTTAGCTTCTCTGGTTGAgaagttcttttaaaaaaaaaaaaagagtcggGGCCTGCatgctctttatttttattgtttttttttttagtttttgttgtatttttttttgtatttagtggaTTATTACGTGATTTATCcactcttttaaaaaaaataaaaataaaaaaaataataataaattaaaaataaaaaaagggctTTCTTGGACCACGTCGCACCGTCGAGAGACTCCGTGTACTGGTAGTGGTATAGGGCATAGCCGCACAGCCTTGCGTATCCTCGCGCCGAGCATCGTGCATCGGCGGTGCCTTGCGCCCAGGtatcccttcttctccttcacctACTTTCCTCCTCCCATGCCTTGCCATCTGTTTCTCGAGCTCTAGAATCCTTCCTTGGTGTTTCGTTTCTTGGCTTCAAGAACGAATGAACATCATCATTCTTGGAACCCTAAGCGCTGCCTTGCGTGATCCTTGCATCTACCATTCCTTCTACCAGTTAGCACTCATGGGAATAGCCTCCCATCCCTTATCAAACCGTGGATCGGCTCCTTGTATCTTTAGAGGATATTCTTTAATActgaaaacctagaaaaacacaaGCTTGGAACCCTAAGGGTTGGCCGCAATGCGACCTTTTTGGTAGCCATCGATCCTGCTAGTTAGAACCCAGGCCATACCCTCTCATCCATAATCAACCTGTGCATTGGCTCCATATGCCTTGATCAAAGCTTTTTGCACTTTAAATATCTAGAAAAACACACTCCTGGAATCTTAATGGCTGGCCTCACCAGCCACTCCTCCTGCTAGGATGGTCTCATGGCAAGGCCCTTTTTCTCCAACCTCAATCTTGTTTATGGAACTCATGTCTGTTGAGATCATAGTTACAACCCTAAAAAGGAAAAATCTCAGAACCCTAACTGCTGGTTAATCTTGTCACTGGTCATGGCATTTTGCCAGGTAGCTCTTATGGCAACAATAACCCCCTTCCACCATCAATATGTGCATgaaatttaatgtttttcagATCATAGCCTCCAAcagtgaaaaactaaaaaaactatcTTAGAACACTGGGGGCTGGTTCATCCAACACTTGCACATGCTGTTGTCGAAATCATAGCTCTTATGGCAACAATACCTCTCTTCACCATTATAGTGTACTCTGTCTTTGCTGAGACCATAGCTTCCGAAACTGCTTGAAAACCTGGAAAGATACATCTTTGGAATTCTGAGCATTGGTTCATGCTAGTATGCTACCCTCTCTCCAGTCATTGGTCCTGCTAGGTTGGTCTCATGGCAAGATCCACTTTTGTCCATTATCAACCCAGTGCATTGAATCAAGCAGTTGGGATCACAACTTCAAACTCTCTGAATAcctaaaaagaaacaatgttgGATCCATAAGGGCTGGCGCCTGTGATCCTTTACAGCCATTTCACCTTCTAGCCAGCCATTGCAGTAATTCTCCTCCCATCATATTTAACTCCAACTCGAAACAGTGTGAAAATCTAAAAATGCACTCTCTCAGAACTTTTAGAACGGCCCCCATGAGCTTTCAGCTGCCATTGCTCCTGTCAGCAAGCATTCACGGCTGTACCCCCTGCCTCCATCATCAACCCATACATCCACTCTGTTTCTCCCATTATCAAATCCTCTAGTGCTGTAAACTGAAAGACAATCTTGGAACCCTAATGGCTGGTTTGTCTGACCATTTTACTAGCCATTGCCCCTACTAGCTAGTACTTATAGCAACAACTACTTTCCGATTTCTTGCATCGACTGCATGTATTTGATACCTCTGCTCTAGCCATGAAAACTTGATTTATCAAGGGGCATATATTCTTTACTTATTGGGATACCTatgtt
This window harbors:
- the LOC120259472 gene encoding histone-lysine N-methyltransferase ASHH3-like; the protein is MKKKIGGGLCSVDQVFDQMLKQLDDHHPVEFQLPDWLKKRKSTPYTFIKRNLYLTKKMKRRAEDDGIFCSCSPSSAQSAVCDKDCLCGMLLSSCSQSCNCGNLCANKPFQSRPVKKMKLVETEKCGSGLVADEEIKQGDFVIEYVGEVIDDKTCEERLWKMKHRGETNFYLCEINRDMVIDATYKGNKSRYINHSCQPNTEMQKWTIDGETRIGIFATRDIKKGEELTYDYQFVQFGADQDCFCGSAACRQKLGNKPSKSDAALQLVLCEMAASSPTVQALLYGKDDFPGGRPEMGSLYLSLPYKKKTSFQNCIGEVIRIWCRRAKRYYGGVILEFNSYTRKHTIINEEGLITILDLSKEDWDLL